Proteins found in one Mycoplasmopsis gallopavonis genomic segment:
- the rnc gene encoding ribonuclease III, which yields MNKATSLNEFLELHEITPNNSLTFIQALTHSSFNKGGTKKVGNYEQLEFLGDAVLQFISSAYIFRKYPDLAQGFQTRLRAKAVCTDTLSEISREIGLIDILKTGPGQMSVDVKGSHKVQADVFESIVGAIYFDQGITKARDFIAKYIYPVIDQIHSDNNKDAKSELQEYFQSFSKENITYITEQLDDKRFFAKAQHDKKFFGKGYGNTKKEAELAAAQDALSKLKEFDLSEGK from the coding sequence ATGAACAAAGCAACTAGTTTAAATGAATTTTTAGAACTTCATGAAATTACACCAAATAACTCCTTAACATTTATTCAAGCTTTAACTCATTCATCTTTTAATAAGGGCGGAACAAAAAAAGTAGGAAATTACGAGCAATTAGAATTTTTAGGTGATGCTGTTTTACAATTTATTTCAAGTGCTTATATTTTTCGTAAATATCCTGATTTAGCACAAGGATTTCAAACTAGATTAAGAGCTAAAGCTGTTTGCACAGATACTCTTAGCGAAATTAGTCGTGAAATTGGGTTAATTGATATTTTAAAAACTGGCCCTGGACAAATGTCTGTTGATGTTAAAGGTTCCCACAAAGTCCAAGCTGACGTTTTTGAATCTATTGTCGGAGCAATTTATTTCGACCAAGGAATTACCAAAGCACGTGATTTTATTGCCAAATACATTTATCCAGTAATTGATCAAATACATTCGGATAATAATAAAGATGCTAAAAGTGAGTTGCAAGAATATTTTCAAAGTTTTAGTAAAGAAAACATCACATATATTACTGAACAACTTGATGATAAAAGATTTTTCGCAAAAGCTCAACATGATAAAAAGTTTTTTGGTAAAGGTTATGGGAATACCAAAAAAGAAGCAGAATTAGCTGCTGCTCAAGATGCACTTAGCAAACTCAAAGAGTTTGATTTAAGCGAAGGAAAATAA